From Chryseobacterium joostei, the proteins below share one genomic window:
- the rseP gene encoding RIP metalloprotease RseP yields MEIAIKLFQFILSISILVVLHELGHFLPAIWFKTRAEKFFLFFDPYFSIFSMKKINGKWKYKFFSQNLPDTEVKEVNGKKEEVPIDISKLPDTDWRKYPEQTKYGIGWLPFGGYVKIAGMVDESMDIAQMKKPAESWEFRSKPAWQRLIIMLGGVTVNFFLAWLIFSALVGKNGETIFEADKITTPLHYTEAAKKMGFQDGDKILKVDGKVQKDFKKLALDVLLSDEITVSRNGKEVTFPTNDDGKVLAFHDSEPRSFLTPRMTPIVDTIVTKSTIDAGLKVGDKILAINGTPISYYDELKPLVIPNAGKVVDFKVSRNNQIEDLKIPVSKEGTIGILSFKEIQKYMVHSDYGFFSSIKRGFTLTIESLTYQIKQFKLIFNKKVQGYKKVGGPIAIVKNMPVNKDASGHVSIDWTAFWGFTAMFSVWLAFLNLIPIPGLDGGHVIFTLYEMIVGKPVPQKVLENAQMVGVIFLLGLMLLIFGSDIFKWLSGTL; encoded by the coding sequence ATGGAAATAGCAATCAAACTCTTTCAGTTCATTCTGAGTATCTCTATACTGGTAGTTCTTCATGAGCTTGGGCACTTCTTACCGGCCATATGGTTTAAAACAAGAGCCGAAAAATTCTTCCTTTTCTTTGATCCTTATTTTTCAATTTTCTCAATGAAGAAAATCAACGGAAAATGGAAGTATAAATTCTTCTCTCAGAACCTCCCGGATACTGAAGTAAAAGAGGTAAACGGAAAGAAGGAAGAAGTTCCTATCGATATATCTAAACTTCCAGATACTGACTGGAGAAAGTATCCTGAACAAACTAAATACGGAATTGGATGGCTTCCTTTCGGAGGTTATGTAAAAATTGCCGGAATGGTGGATGAAAGTATGGATATTGCTCAAATGAAAAAACCGGCTGAATCATGGGAATTCAGATCCAAACCGGCTTGGCAAAGACTTATCATCATGTTAGGTGGTGTTACGGTAAACTTTTTCCTTGCGTGGTTAATCTTCTCTGCATTAGTTGGAAAGAATGGAGAAACCATCTTTGAAGCAGATAAAATTACAACTCCTCTTCATTATACAGAAGCTGCCAAGAAAATGGGCTTCCAGGATGGAGACAAAATATTAAAAGTTGACGGAAAAGTTCAAAAGGACTTCAAGAAACTGGCATTAGACGTTTTATTAAGTGATGAAATCACGGTTTCAAGAAATGGGAAAGAAGTTACTTTCCCTACCAATGATGATGGAAAGGTATTGGCTTTTCATGATTCAGAACCAAGATCATTCTTAACACCGAGAATGACTCCAATTGTTGATACTATTGTCACAAAGTCAACAATTGATGCAGGGTTAAAGGTTGGTGATAAAATACTTGCCATCAACGGAACTCCTATTAGTTATTATGATGAACTTAAGCCTTTAGTAATTCCAAATGCTGGAAAAGTAGTTGATTTTAAGGTATCAAGAAACAACCAGATTGAAGATCTAAAGATTCCTGTTTCCAAAGAGGGAACCATCGGAATTCTTTCTTTTAAGGAAATTCAAAAATATATGGTTCATAGCGACTATGGTTTCTTTAGTTCCATTAAAAGAGGATTTACCCTTACTATTGAAAGTTTAACCTATCAGATTAAGCAGTTTAAATTAATTTTCAACAAGAAAGTTCAGGGATACAAAAAAGTAGGTGGGCCTATTGCCATCGTAAAGAATATGCCTGTAAATAAAGATGCATCAGGTCATGTTTCAATTGACTGGACGGCATTCTGGGGCTTTACGGCAATGTTCTCTGTATGGTTGGCATTCCTAAACCTTATTCCTATTCCGGGACTTGATGGTGGGCATGTTATATTTACGCTGTATGAGATGATTGTAGGAAAGCCTGTACCTCAAAAAGTATTGGAAAATGCTCAAATGGTTGGTGTGATTTTCTTACTAGGTTTAATGTTACTGATCTTCGGAAGCGATATATTTAAGTGGCTTTCAGGAACTTTATAA
- a CDS encoding thioredoxin family protein codes for MSQKFQEIINSDRPVLIDFFATWCQPCKVQSSVLNTVKENIGEGARIIKVDVDQYPALAAQYGVRGVPTLAIFKEGELLWKESGVHDVNTLTQLLQQYT; via the coding sequence ATGTCACAAAAATTTCAGGAAATCATCAATTCCGATAGACCTGTACTTATTGATTTTTTTGCTACATGGTGCCAACCTTGTAAGGTTCAGTCATCAGTTTTAAATACGGTAAAGGAAAATATTGGCGAAGGAGCCAGAATTATAAAGGTAGATGTAGATCAATACCCTGCTCTGGCAGCACAATATGGCGTTCGAGGGGTTCCTACTTTGGCGATCTTTAAAGAGGGAGAACTTCTTTGGAAAGAAAGCGGAGTACATGATGTCAATACATTGACTCAGCTTCTACAGCAATATACTTAA
- a CDS encoding 3'-5' exonuclease gives MYSIIDIESNGAGYRHECIIDIAIYRYDGQKITDQFISLVNPEGDITPFVQKLTNITPKMVKTAPKFHEIAKRVIEITENTTLVGHNIDFDYRMLRQSFNRLGYDFKINTLDTIPLAKKLIPDEVSYSLGKLVKSLGIPLTNHHRADGDARATLELFKLLISKDTENEIIQKQHDETNAKTYINKIKELTQDLPNDKGFVYFQDESGRIIFSDYAQDINKFSKKVFNSKSKKWEQIQKSVEQINFELTGTDIIAKLILNSKNIKKKEVLPFGLYFRNNKYVVEKNILNKTEKPILKFRSFTQGTKAVQFIGAIEEYNDVAVLKQKIEFRKRNELWLGTGRKLGEKLFLIIENGKVMSFGFYDLFTQIQTLSKLAKLKIDLPLSSVDLNNELQLALLRGDFETLPLPK, from the coding sequence ATGTATTCGATTATAGATATAGAAAGTAATGGTGCAGGTTATAGACATGAATGCATTATAGATATTGCCATCTACAGATACGATGGTCAGAAAATTACTGACCAGTTTATATCCCTTGTCAATCCTGAGGGCGATATTACTCCCTTTGTACAGAAACTAACCAACATTACCCCTAAAATGGTAAAAACGGCTCCAAAGTTTCACGAAATAGCAAAAAGAGTAATCGAAATCACAGAAAATACAACACTTGTAGGACATAATATTGATTTTGATTACAGGATGCTTCGTCAGTCGTTCAATCGGCTAGGTTATGATTTTAAAATCAATACTTTAGATACAATTCCATTGGCGAAAAAATTGATACCGGATGAAGTAAGCTACTCATTGGGTAAACTTGTGAAGTCACTAGGAATTCCATTGACTAACCATCACCGAGCTGATGGGGATGCCAGGGCAACCTTGGAGCTGTTCAAGCTTTTGATATCAAAGGATACTGAAAACGAAATTATTCAGAAGCAACATGATGAAACCAATGCCAAGACCTATATCAATAAGATTAAGGAACTTACACAGGATCTTCCTAATGATAAAGGTTTTGTCTATTTTCAGGACGAGTCAGGAAGAATTATCTTTTCTGATTATGCGCAGGATATCAATAAGTTTTCAAAAAAGGTTTTTAATTCCAAATCAAAAAAATGGGAACAGATCCAGAAAAGTGTAGAACAGATTAATTTTGAGCTTACCGGAACAGATATTATTGCAAAACTGATTCTTAACTCCAAGAACATTAAGAAAAAAGAAGTTTTACCTTTTGGGCTGTATTTCAGAAACAATAAATATGTTGTTGAAAAAAATATACTTAATAAAACGGAAAAGCCTATTCTCAAATTCAGATCATTTACTCAGGGAACAAAAGCGGTTCAGTTTATCGGTGCTATAGAAGAATATAATGATGTAGCTGTATTAAAGCAAAAAATAGAGTTTAGAAAAAGAAATGAACTCTGGTTGGGTACAGGAAGAAAATTAGGTGAAAAATTATTTTTAATTATTGAAAACGGAAAGGTTATGTCCTTTGGTTTTTATGATTTATTTACGCAGATTCAGACGTTAAGTAAGCTGGCTAAACTGAAAATTGACCTCCCTTTATCTTCCGTTGATTTGAACAATGAACTGCAATTAGCACTTCTTCGTGGAGATTTTGAGACCTTACCGTTGCCAAAATAA
- a CDS encoding rhodanese-like domain-containing protein, with translation MKIKFFGFALASIFMLSACKTNHKAEVPKASIKEVVTSSDVTLVDVRIPEQYAAGTAKNAINIPLAEIQNNIETLKGKKVVVFCNKGVQADQAMEILKKNGVEAYDGTSWKNVKGIQDQADKK, from the coding sequence ATGAAAATTAAATTTTTCGGATTTGCCCTAGCATCTATTTTTATGCTAAGTGCCTGTAAAACAAATCACAAAGCAGAAGTTCCTAAAGCCAGCATCAAGGAAGTGGTAACCAGTTCAGATGTAACATTGGTAGATGTGAGGATTCCAGAACAATACGCTGCGGGAACTGCGAAGAATGCCATTAATATTCCTTTGGCTGAAATTCAGAACAACATTGAAACTCTTAAAGGTAAAAAAGTTGTTGTTTTCTGTAATAAGGGAGTACAGGCAGATCAAGCGATGGAAATTTTAAAGAAAAACGGTGTGGAGGCCTATGATGGAACGAGTTGGAAGAATGTAAAGGGCATCCAGGACCAAGCTGATAAAAAGTAA
- a CDS encoding helicase HerA-like domain-containing protein, which translates to MADKAQFIEELNTKYTPKGEHIILGKGMLDGEVVSEVNVTIPLKTINRHGLIAGATGTGKTKTLQVFAEQLSHAGIPSLVLDIKGDFSGIAEAGQMNSIIEERYAKTQLPYTPQGFPVELMSISGGKGVKLRATVTEFGPVLLSKILELNDTQQSIMSIVFKYCDDKGLPLIDLNDLKKVLQYVTDNAQGKAELAANYGSIAPASLGAILRSIVALEQQGAADFFGELSFDVQDLLETRDGKGVVNILRVADIQNKPQLFSTFMLSLFAEIYMTFPEEGDSGKPKLVLFIDEAHLLFDEASKALLSQIETMVKLIRSKGVGIYFITQIPGDVPENVLSQLGLKIQHALRGFTAKDKKEISKAVENYPITEYYNASSLIQNLGIGEAFVTALDEKGIPTPLVHTYLISPESRMDVLSEAEISELTAQSALVAKYEEPIDRESAYEILTNRMEQAAQNPTSTQRTRPVKEEPGMFEQVLQSSAGRTFTNTLMREGAKAILGMFGLGGRRR; encoded by the coding sequence ATGGCAGACAAAGCACAATTTATTGAAGAATTAAATACTAAATACACACCCAAGGGAGAGCACATTATATTAGGAAAAGGAATGCTGGACGGCGAAGTTGTTTCTGAAGTGAATGTAACCATTCCTTTGAAAACAATCAACCGCCACGGTCTTATTGCCGGAGCTACCGGAACCGGTAAGACCAAAACATTACAGGTATTTGCAGAACAGCTTTCTCATGCGGGAATCCCATCTCTGGTATTGGATATCAAGGGAGATTTCTCCGGAATTGCTGAAGCAGGCCAGATGAACTCCATTATTGAGGAACGATATGCGAAAACCCAGCTTCCTTATACTCCACAGGGATTTCCTGTAGAGTTGATGAGCATTTCAGGAGGAAAGGGAGTGAAGCTGAGAGCTACGGTAACAGAGTTCGGTCCTGTTTTATTAAGTAAGATCCTTGAACTTAACGATACGCAGCAAAGTATCATGTCTATTGTCTTCAAGTATTGTGACGATAAAGGGCTTCCATTGATTGATCTGAATGATCTGAAGAAAGTATTGCAATATGTAACAGATAATGCTCAGGGAAAAGCTGAGCTTGCAGCCAACTACGGCTCAATAGCACCGGCTTCCTTAGGCGCAATTCTAAGGTCTATTGTTGCTTTGGAACAGCAAGGAGCTGCGGATTTCTTTGGAGAATTAAGCTTTGATGTTCAGGACCTGCTGGAAACAAGAGACGGAAAAGGAGTCGTGAATATCTTAAGGGTGGCAGACATTCAGAACAAACCGCAGTTGTTTTCTACATTTATGCTTTCACTTTTTGCGGAAATTTATATGACATTCCCTGAAGAAGGAGATAGCGGAAAGCCAAAATTAGTGTTATTTATAGATGAGGCTCACTTACTTTTTGATGAAGCATCAAAGGCTCTTCTTTCGCAGATTGAAACCATGGTAAAGCTGATTCGTTCCAAAGGAGTGGGGATCTATTTTATTACACAAATTCCGGGTGATGTCCCAGAAAATGTGCTGTCACAATTAGGGTTGAAGATTCAGCACGCCCTTAGAGGGTTTACCGCAAAAGATAAAAAAGAAATTTCCAAGGCAGTAGAGAACTATCCTATTACGGAGTACTACAATGCTTCCAGTCTTATTCAGAATCTGGGAATTGGAGAAGCTTTTGTAACGGCCTTGGATGAAAAGGGAATCCCAACACCATTGGTTCATACTTATCTTATCTCACCAGAATCCAGAATGGATGTTCTTAGTGAGGCTGAGATTTCAGAACTGACTGCACAATCGGCTTTGGTAGCAAAGTACGAAGAGCCAATAGACAGGGAATCTGCCTATGAAATATTAACCAACAGAATGGAACAGGCTGCCCAAAACCCTACATCTACTCAAAGGACAAGACCCGTAAAAGAAGAGCCGGGAATGTTTGAACAGGTGCTACAGAGTTCGGCAGGAAGAACTTTTACAAATACGCTAATGCGTGAAGGAGCAAAAGCAATTCTTGGAATGTTTGGCTTGGGAGGTAGAAGAAGATAG
- a CDS encoding MBL fold metallo-hydrolase — protein MKIEQIYTGCLAQGAYYIVSENEAVIIDPLREVKPYLDRLEKDNVTLKYIFETHFHADFVSGHLDLSKKTGAPIVYGPTAAPEFEAIIAEDNQVFEIGKVKIKVLHTPGHTMESSTYLLIDENGIETAIFTGDTLFLGDVGRPDLAQKATNLTQEDLAGILYDSLQNKIMPLDDSITVYPAHGAGSACGKNMQKETVDILGNQKRTNYALNQPDKTSFIKEVLDGLTAPPKYFGMNVAMNKNGYESLDVVMNKGLHPISPEDFEALAEESGALILDTRGAAEFHKGFVPNAINIGLKGDFAPWVGTLIVDVKHPLLLITDEGTEEEVIIRLSRVGFDNVVGYLEGGFEAWKNAGKEIDEVKRISPAEFAEQFTADSTVIDVRKLTEYSAEHIDNAYNRPLDSISDWARNLDSSEHFFLHCAGGYRSMIAASILNSHGIRNFTEIEGGFNGIKKTEKLPTTDFVCQSKTS, from the coding sequence ATGAAAATTGAACAAATATATACGGGCTGTCTGGCTCAGGGTGCCTATTATATTGTATCAGAAAATGAAGCTGTCATCATTGATCCGCTAAGAGAGGTAAAACCTTACCTGGATCGTCTGGAAAAGGACAATGTCACTTTAAAATATATTTTTGAAACCCATTTCCATGCAGATTTTGTTTCCGGACATTTGGATCTGAGTAAGAAAACAGGAGCTCCTATTGTGTATGGCCCCACTGCAGCACCTGAATTTGAAGCTATTATCGCAGAAGACAATCAGGTTTTTGAGATTGGAAAAGTAAAAATCAAAGTATTGCACACTCCTGGTCACACCATGGAAAGCAGCACCTACCTATTAATTGACGAAAACGGTATAGAAACTGCTATTTTCACAGGAGACACCTTATTTTTAGGAGATGTGGGAAGACCGGATCTTGCCCAAAAGGCTACAAACCTTACCCAGGAAGACCTTGCAGGAATTCTTTATGACAGTCTTCAGAACAAAATTATGCCATTGGATGACAGCATTACTGTTTATCCTGCCCATGGCGCAGGTTCTGCATGTGGAAAAAATATGCAAAAAGAAACGGTAGACATTTTAGGAAATCAAAAAAGAACAAATTACGCACTTAACCAGCCAGACAAAACATCTTTCATTAAGGAAGTACTTGACGGGTTAACTGCTCCCCCTAAATACTTCGGAATGAATGTGGCCATGAACAAAAATGGTTATGAAAGTCTGGATGTAGTTATGAACAAAGGATTACACCCTATTTCTCCTGAAGATTTTGAAGCATTGGCAGAAGAATCTGGCGCTTTAATCCTGGATACAAGAGGTGCTGCAGAATTCCATAAAGGTTTTGTTCCCAATGCCATCAATATTGGATTAAAGGGTGATTTCGCTCCTTGGGTAGGAACTCTTATTGTAGATGTAAAGCATCCTTTATTACTGATAACAGATGAAGGCACTGAAGAAGAGGTGATTATCAGATTAAGCAGAGTAGGCTTTGACAATGTAGTTGGATATCTGGAAGGAGGCTTTGAAGCATGGAAAAATGCCGGTAAGGAGATAGATGAAGTAAAAAGAATCTCTCCAGCTGAATTTGCAGAGCAGTTTACAGCAGATTCAACAGTAATTGATGTAAGAAAGCTAACAGAGTATTCTGCAGAACATATCGATAATGCCTACAACAGACCTTTGGACTCGATAAGCGATTGGGCTCGTAATCTTGACAGCTCCGAACATTTCTTTCTTCACTGTGCGGGAGGATATAGAAGCATGATTGCAGCAAGCATCCTTAATTCACACGGAATCAGAAACTTTACTGAAATCGAAGGTGGCTTTAATGGGATCAAAAAAACAGAAAAACTTCCCACTACGGATTTTGTATGTCAATCCAAAACGTCTTAG
- a CDS encoding nitrilase-related carbon-nitrogen hydrolase, with amino-acid sequence MKIVGLNLDIVWKNKAENFKIIEKELQNLEADLFLLPEMFSTGFCMDAAEVSDRNEESLEFLKKISKEKNAAFCGSAPVEENGNFYNRMYFIKPDGEVSFYDKRHLFSFSGEDKVYTPGKKRVIVEYNGVRFLLQVCYDLRFPVFARNNDDYDTILYVANWPEKRVGAWEHLLKARAIENLSFTFGLNRIGTDGNNLLYQESSHCFFADGREISHKNGNIVSAELDMNELKDFRKHFQFLNDRDSFSIHS; translated from the coding sequence ATGAAGATTGTAGGACTCAATTTGGATATTGTCTGGAAAAATAAAGCTGAAAATTTTAAAATAATAGAGAAAGAACTTCAAAACCTTGAAGCCGATCTGTTTCTTCTTCCTGAAATGTTCTCAACAGGGTTCTGTATGGATGCGGCAGAAGTCTCTGATAGAAATGAGGAATCCCTTGAGTTTTTAAAAAAAATCTCAAAAGAGAAAAATGCGGCTTTCTGTGGAAGTGCTCCGGTAGAGGAAAATGGCAATTTCTATAATAGAATGTACTTTATAAAACCAGATGGTGAAGTGTCCTTTTACGATAAAAGACATTTGTTTTCTTTTTCTGGTGAAGACAAAGTATATACTCCTGGTAAAAAGAGAGTAATTGTTGAATATAATGGAGTAAGGTTCTTGCTTCAGGTCTGTTATGATCTTCGTTTTCCCGTGTTTGCAAGGAATAATGATGACTATGATACCATTCTATATGTTGCAAACTGGCCTGAGAAAAGAGTAGGGGCATGGGAGCACCTTTTAAAAGCAAGGGCTATTGAAAATCTGTCTTTTACTTTTGGGTTAAATAGAATAGGAACGGATGGAAATAACTTGTTGTATCAGGAAAGTTCTCATTGCTTTTTTGCGGATGGAAGAGAAATCTCACATAAAAACGGAAATATTGTGTCAGCAGAACTGGATATGAATGAACTGAAAGATTTTAGAAAACACTTCCAGTTTTTAAATGATCGCGATAGTTTTTCAATCCATTCATGA
- a CDS encoding DUF6646 family protein yields MKKLVFMMMIFFFGATANAQAWTGKGDQKVQLGLSAWGYGTGITGTYDYGLNKLISVGAGLNGYFSNYKNNDKDNRVFVFGRLNFHLQEALNLPAKWDVYPGVDVGVVGKDFGIGAHIGARYFFTERIGVFAEVGNNGSLGVSFNL; encoded by the coding sequence ATGAAGAAATTGGTTTTTATGATGATGATATTCTTTTTCGGGGCCACAGCTAATGCTCAGGCTTGGACAGGAAAAGGAGATCAAAAGGTTCAGCTGGGTTTAAGTGCTTGGGGATACGGAACTGGTATAACAGGAACCTACGACTACGGCCTTAATAAGCTTATATCAGTAGGAGCTGGTCTTAACGGTTATTTTAGCAACTACAAAAATAATGATAAAGACAATCGTGTGTTTGTTTTTGGGAGGCTAAATTTTCACCTGCAAGAAGCCCTGAATTTACCTGCCAAATGGGATGTTTACCCCGGTGTTGATGTAGGAGTAGTAGGAAAAGACTTTGGAATAGGTGCCCATATTGGTGCACGCTACTTCTTTACTGAAAGAATTGGTGTATTTGCAGAGGTGGGTAACAACGGAAGCCTAGGTGTTTCATTCAATTTATAA
- a CDS encoding thiamine pyrophosphate-dependent enzyme codes for MAKNIAEQIVEMLENAGVKRIYAVTGDSLNHLNIAVKKSSIQWIHVRHEEVGAYAAAAEAELDGFAVCAGSCGPGHVHLINGVYEAHRSHIPMLVIASTIPSDEMGMDYFQETNTIKLFDDCSYYNQMITRPEQVQRTIQTAIQHAISKKGVAVIGLPGDVSELDAEEASTSAQIFKTNPVIRPSDDELNSLAALINENKKVTLYCGIGASEASAEVIELSKLLKAPVGYSFRGKMAIQPNNANEIGLTGLLGFPSAYHAMHEADVVVLLGTDFPYQKFMPVKNKIVQIDESPERLGRRAKLEMGLAGDIKQTIMALLPLLKEKTDLDFLNEQLAFYEKVKENQLEYVKDFGKEDAIQPEYVAHTLDRLAKKDAIFTVDTGMCCVWGARFITGTGERKMLGSFNHGSMANAMPMAIGASLAHPDKQIIAMCGDGGLSMLLGDMATIFQYKLPIKLIVFNNRTLGMVKLEMEVGGMPDNETDMINPDFALVAQAMGYPGKNVHKPEDVETAIKECLDHNGPYLLNIFTNPNALALPPKIEFNQVLGMTKSMAQLMLGGKMDEVLETVKSNYKHIKGML; via the coding sequence ATGGCTAAAAATATAGCAGAGCAAATTGTTGAAATGCTCGAAAATGCGGGTGTGAAAAGAATTTATGCAGTAACAGGAGACAGTCTCAATCATCTTAATATTGCGGTCAAGAAAAGCAGTATCCAATGGATTCATGTACGACACGAAGAAGTGGGGGCCTATGCAGCAGCGGCAGAAGCTGAACTTGACGGCTTTGCGGTATGTGCCGGAAGTTGTGGCCCCGGGCATGTTCATCTTATCAATGGAGTATATGAAGCCCACAGATCACATATTCCGATGTTGGTTATTGCCTCTACAATTCCTAGTGATGAAATGGGAATGGATTATTTTCAGGAAACGAATACCATAAAGCTTTTTGATGACTGCAGCTATTATAATCAGATGATTACACGTCCTGAACAAGTACAAAGAACAATTCAGACAGCCATTCAGCATGCCATTTCAAAAAAGGGAGTTGCTGTGATAGGCCTTCCTGGTGATGTTTCCGAGCTTGATGCAGAAGAGGCGTCCACTTCCGCTCAAATATTTAAGACCAATCCGGTTATCAGGCCATCAGACGATGAGTTGAATAGCTTGGCAGCGCTTATCAATGAAAATAAGAAAGTAACCCTTTATTGCGGGATAGGTGCATCTGAGGCCAGTGCAGAGGTTATAGAATTATCTAAGCTATTAAAAGCTCCCGTTGGATATTCATTTCGTGGAAAAATGGCCATTCAGCCTAACAATGCGAATGAAATTGGACTTACAGGATTGTTGGGTTTCCCTTCTGCCTATCACGCCATGCACGAGGCTGACGTAGTTGTTCTTCTTGGAACCGATTTTCCATATCAAAAATTCATGCCTGTAAAAAATAAAATTGTTCAGATAGATGAAAGTCCTGAAAGATTAGGGAGAAGGGCTAAGCTTGAAATGGGACTTGCAGGTGATATTAAGCAAACAATCATGGCTTTGCTTCCCTTGCTAAAAGAAAAAACTGACCTTGACTTCCTGAACGAGCAGCTGGCGTTTTATGAAAAGGTCAAGGAAAATCAACTCGAATATGTCAAGGATTTTGGGAAAGAAGATGCCATTCAGCCGGAATATGTAGCACACACTTTGGATCGACTGGCCAAAAAAGACGCTATTTTTACCGTAGATACAGGGATGTGTTGTGTTTGGGGAGCCAGATTTATTACTGGAACCGGAGAAAGAAAGATGCTAGGTTCCTTTAATCATGGGTCTATGGCTAATGCAATGCCAATGGCAATAGGGGCTTCTTTGGCGCATCCTGATAAACAGATTATTGCCATGTGTGGAGATGGCGGACTGTCTATGTTATTAGGTGATATGGCTACAATTTTTCAATACAAATTACCCATAAAATTAATTGTCTTTAATAACAGAACCCTCGGAATGGTAAAATTGGAAATGGAAGTAGGAGGGATGCCAGACAATGAAACAGATATGATTAATCCGGATTTTGCATTGGTGGCCCAAGCGATGGGATATCCAGGGAAAAATGTACACAAGCCAGAAGATGTAGAAACTGCTATTAAGGAATGCTTAGATCATAATGGTCCTTACCTGCTGAATATCTTCACCAATCCTAATGCGCTGGCGCTTCCTCCAAAAATTGAATTTAATCAGGTGCTGGGAATGACCAAATCTATGGCGCAGCTAATGCTCGGCGGAAAAATGGATGAGGTTCTTGAAACCGTGAAATCAAATTACAAACATATCAAGGGGATGTTATAA
- the lysA gene encoding diaminopimelate decarboxylase gives MNSKELLKIANEFGTPVYVYDAESIKVQYEKLTSSFLKHTKFFYAAKALTNINILKYVKNLGASLDCVSINEVKLGLKAGFSKEKILFTPNCVDLAEIEEAMTFGVHINIDNISILEQFGNKYGNTYPILVRINPHIFAGGNYKISTGHIDSKFGISIHQVRHIERVMKSTNLNVEGLHMHTGSEIKDPDVFLQALEIMLELSEHFPNLKYLDMGSGFKIPYQDSEEETDVRTLGKKVEKVISEFSKTTGKKFELWFEPGKFLVGKSGYLLVKANVIKQTTATVFVGVNSGFNHLIRPMFYDSYHMIENLSNPKGAERIYTVVGNICETDTFAWDRKLNEVREGDILAFHNAGAYGFEMSSNFNSRLKPAEVLFLDGKALLIRKRDEFEDLLRNQIEVVV, from the coding sequence ATGAATTCAAAAGAATTATTAAAGATTGCCAATGAGTTTGGCACACCAGTGTATGTTTATGATGCTGAGTCCATCAAAGTTCAATACGAAAAACTCACATCTTCTTTTTTAAAACATACTAAGTTCTTCTATGCAGCGAAGGCTTTGACAAACATCAATATCCTTAAGTATGTCAAGAACCTGGGTGCTTCTTTGGATTGTGTATCTATTAACGAAGTTAAGCTTGGATTAAAGGCGGGATTTTCGAAAGAAAAAATATTATTTACTCCAAATTGTGTTGACTTAGCTGAAATAGAGGAAGCAATGACTTTCGGAGTTCATATAAACATTGATAACATTTCTATTCTTGAGCAATTTGGGAATAAATACGGAAACACTTATCCAATCTTAGTAAGAATCAACCCGCATATTTTTGCCGGAGGTAACTATAAAATTTCAACGGGGCATATCGACAGTAAGTTCGGGATTTCTATTCACCAGGTTCGTCACATTGAAAGAGTGATGAAAAGTACAAACCTGAATGTTGAAGGACTTCACATGCATACGGGAAGTGAAATCAAGGATCCGGATGTATTTCTACAGGCTTTGGAGATTATGCTGGAGCTTTCTGAGCATTTCCCTAACCTGAAGTATCTGGATATGGGAAGCGGCTTCAAAATTCCTTATCAGGATAGTGAAGAAGAAACTGATGTTAGAACATTAGGCAAAAAAGTAGAAAAAGTAATTTCTGAGTTTTCAAAAACTACAGGGAAGAAATTCGAACTATGGTTCGAGCCGGGGAAATTCCTGGTTGGAAAAAGCGGATATTTATTAGTGAAAGCTAATGTAATCAAGCAAACTACAGCCACTGTTTTCGTGGGAGTGAATTCCGGATTTAATCACTTGATTCGTCCTATGTTTTATGATTCTTACCATATGATTGAGAATTTATCTAATCCAAAAGGAGCTGAAAGAATTTATACCGTAGTGGGAAATATCTGCGAAACAGATACGTTTGCATGGGACAGAAAATTAAATGAAGTAAGAGAAGGAGATATTCTAGCATTCCATAATGCCGGAGCTTACGGTTTTGAAATGAGTTCAAACTTCAATTCAAGATTAAAGCCTGCAGAAGTTTTATTCCTTGATGGAAAAGCTCTCCTGATTCGTAAAAGAGACGAGTTTGAAGACCTATTGAGAAACCAGATTGAAGTGGTTGTTTAA